In Apium graveolens cultivar Ventura chromosome 10, ASM990537v1, whole genome shotgun sequence, the following are encoded in one genomic region:
- the LOC141692197 gene encoding uncharacterized protein LOC141692197 — translation MVQTDGSNIEQTGGSSAGQISGSRPRGRPRGSKNKEKENSLEMTSTIKSIVLEIPPGTEVLEWMRQFAQSQNYLMNVTSGSGMISQAAISHLSSDQPSVFSENFGLLSFTGTVGKISPSEPAGSCFFSASFARMNGVCDCSYFQEPGCV, via the coding sequence ATGGTTCAGACTGATGGAAGCAATATTGAACAGACTGGTGGAAGTAGTGCTGGTCAAATTTCTGGGTCTAGGCCACGAGGACGTCCTCGTGGTTCAAAGAACAAGGAGAAAGAAAATTCCCTTGAAATGACTTCGACAATAAAGTCTATTGTTCTTGAAATACCACCCGGGACTGAAGTCCTTGAATGGATGAGACAATTTGCTCAGTCACAAAATTATTTAATGAATGTTACGAGTGGTTCTGGAATGATTTCACAAGCGGCCATAAGCCACTTGTCGTCTGACCAACCATCCGTATTTTCTGAGAATTTTGGCTTGCTTTCTTTTACAGGAACGGTTGGTAAGATATCTCCTTCAGAACCAGCTGGTTCTTGCTTTTTTAGCGCTTCATTTGCTAGGATGAATGGTGTCTGTGACTGCTCTTATTTCCAAGAGCCCGGATGTGTTTGA